Proteins from a single region of Aerococcus viridans:
- the pnpS gene encoding two-component system histidine kinase PnpS: MQKLIQSITTVFALLFILYSVIFAFTVNRFVTDTVNDEVQNTLINVVSTIRPSFRSLDPVDINDNTAEFRDVKRTIQPMVNLNDRILIYDADGNKVYSVGNDQLLNDAAFRDYEENMDNRFEQEETEKDTVIYSYSERIANSKGEVLGYIQVLRNFPLNRPVEENIIFIAVAMGIGAVSLLVGFFVHFNRRIHLPILAINRQLSHMANNDYDLKYTPVNIEEFDEIGENINDLSNELALQEFQITNQTHRMNKLVDAMMLGVVMVDKDHIVRLANPAMYEILGLDEQIEGRRFEEVLQSYRLIQMLNQASKTKAKINEEIYLYYPREVILDVNVIHLSSEEMDAYFDADTNEELPSSGDSEQIILLIYDITDIRHLEKVRSDFISNASHELKTPVTALQGFTETLLDGAIEDHDTAIEFVKIMQKESNRLGSLIKDILDLAKIEQDQVQQTTELLVADELVEDVFQHLSGRARDKHIELRMEENLSANVAFRGDRGRILQVLTNLIHNGIIYNNPHGYVKVAISEWDNTIQFDISDNGIGIPQEDLPRIFERFYRVSKDRSTASGGTGLGLSIVRNILEHMGGSIEVDSEFGKGTNFTVYIPKMDAIDLEEDDEESEE; encoded by the coding sequence ATGCAAAAATTGATTCAAAGTATAACAACAGTGTTTGCGCTGTTGTTTATTTTATATAGTGTGATATTTGCCTTTACAGTCAATCGCTTTGTTACGGACACCGTAAACGATGAAGTACAAAATACTTTGATCAATGTGGTATCTACTATTCGACCAAGTTTCAGATCCTTAGATCCAGTTGATATCAATGATAATACTGCTGAATTTCGGGACGTTAAACGGACCATTCAACCTATGGTCAATTTAAATGACCGGATATTAATTTATGACGCTGACGGCAACAAAGTTTACTCTGTAGGTAATGACCAGTTGTTAAATGATGCTGCCTTTAGGGACTATGAAGAAAATATGGACAACCGGTTTGAACAAGAAGAAACCGAAAAAGATACCGTTATTTATTCATATTCTGAACGGATCGCCAACTCCAAAGGGGAAGTGCTTGGGTACATCCAAGTCTTGCGGAATTTCCCATTAAACCGGCCTGTTGAAGAAAATATTATCTTCATAGCGGTCGCGATGGGAATTGGGGCTGTTTCCTTATTAGTTGGGTTTTTTGTTCATTTTAACCGCCGAATACACCTGCCGATATTGGCCATTAACCGTCAATTAAGCCATATGGCGAATAATGACTATGACCTTAAATATACGCCTGTAAATATCGAAGAGTTTGATGAAATCGGGGAAAATATCAATGATTTATCAAACGAATTAGCCTTGCAAGAATTTCAGATTACCAACCAAACCCACCGGATGAATAAATTGGTGGATGCCATGATGCTAGGGGTTGTCATGGTTGACAAAGACCACATCGTCCGACTAGCCAACCCAGCCATGTATGAAATCTTAGGCTTGGATGAACAAATTGAAGGCCGTCGTTTTGAAGAGGTGCTACAAAGTTACCGATTAATTCAAATGCTGAACCAGGCCTCTAAGACCAAAGCGAAAATCAATGAAGAAATTTACCTATATTATCCACGCGAAGTGATTTTAGATGTGAATGTAATCCACTTAAGTTCCGAAGAAATGGACGCCTATTTTGATGCGGATACTAATGAAGAATTACCAAGTTCAGGCGATTCTGAACAAATTATCCTATTAATCTATGACATCACAGACATTCGTCACTTAGAAAAAGTACGGAGTGATTTCATTTCTAACGCCTCTCATGAGTTAAAAACACCTGTAACGGCCTTGCAAGGGTTTACCGAAACCTTGTTAGATGGTGCCATCGAAGACCATGATACAGCTATAGAATTTGTGAAAATCATGCAAAAGGAAAGCAACCGTCTAGGATCATTAATTAAAGACATCTTGGACTTAGCTAAAATTGAACAAGATCAAGTACAGCAGACTACGGAATTGTTAGTAGCTGACGAATTAGTAGAAGACGTCTTCCAACACTTAAGCGGACGAGCCCGGGACAAACATATTGAATTAAGAATGGAAGAAAATCTATCGGCAAATGTTGCCTTTAGAGGGGACCGGGGACGGATTCTACAGGTATTAACCAACCTTATCCATAACGGTATCATTTATAATAATCCTCACGGTTATGTAAAAGTAGCGATTTCAGAATGGGACAATACGATTCAATTTGATATATCGGATAACGGTATTGGGATTCCGCAAGAGGACTTGCCAAGGATATTTGAACGTTTCTACCGGGTGAGTAAAGACCGGTCAACTGCTTCAGGAGGTACTGGGTTGGGCTTATCAATTGTGCGGAATATCCTAGAACATATGGGTGGTTCGATTGAGGTAGATAGCGAATTTGGTAAAGGTACAAACTTTACGGTTTATATCCCTAAAATGGATGCTATTGACCTAGAAGAAGACGATGAAGAAAGTGAAGAATAA
- a CDS encoding substrate-binding domain-containing protein, which produces MTFNKFSKLALALGASAALAACGNGGSTEESSADTGSTTESSTEGTAAVTGPISVISREEGSGTRDAFVEATGVMADDVDNTTAAATIMNGTDQVMTAVADDPNAIGYISLGSLNDTVKALAVDGVEATEENVASGDYAISRPFNIVYQGELEGVVADFHDFIFSEEGQAIVLEEGYVQAKAEAAPYEGDGSQSGSINVVGSTSVSPVMEKLAEAYQELNSGVQVNITSNGSSAGVTAAADGTADLGMASRALADDETDVTAEAIGTDGVAVIVNPENGTSDLTLETIAGIFTGEITDWEGTAQ; this is translated from the coding sequence ATGACTTTTAATAAGTTTTCAAAATTAGCTTTAGCTTTAGGTGCTTCAGCTGCATTAGCTGCATGCGGTAACGGTGGGTCTACTGAGGAATCTTCAGCAGACACTGGTTCAACAACTGAATCTTCAACAGAAGGAACAGCTGCAGTTACTGGTCCTATCTCAGTAATCTCTCGTGAAGAAGGTTCCGGTACTCGTGATGCATTCGTAGAAGCAACTGGCGTTATGGCTGATGATGTTGATAATACTACTGCTGCAGCTACAATCATGAACGGTACGGACCAAGTAATGACTGCTGTTGCCGACGATCCAAATGCTATTGGATACATCTCTTTAGGTTCTTTAAACGACACAGTTAAAGCTCTAGCTGTTGACGGTGTAGAAGCTACTGAAGAAAACGTTGCCTCTGGTGACTACGCAATTTCTCGTCCATTCAACATTGTGTACCAAGGCGAATTAGAAGGCGTTGTAGCTGACTTCCACGACTTCATCTTCTCTGAAGAAGGTCAAGCAATCGTTTTAGAAGAAGGTTACGTACAAGCTAAGGCAGAAGCTGCACCATATGAAGGTGATGGTTCTCAATCAGGTTCAATCAACGTTGTTGGTTCAACTTCAGTTTCTCCAGTAATGGAAAAATTAGCAGAAGCTTACCAAGAGTTAAACTCTGGCGTGCAAGTAAACATTACATCTAACGGTTCATCTGCTGGTGTTACAGCTGCTGCAGACGGTACTGCTGACTTAGGTATGGCATCTCGTGCTTTAGCTGATGACGAAACAGATGTAACCGCTGAAGCAATCGGTACTGATGGTGTTGCGGTAATCGTTAACCCTGAAAACGGCACTTCAGACTTAACATTAGAAACAATTGCTGGTATCTTCACTGGCGAAATTACTGACTGGGAAGGCACTGCTCAATAA
- a CDS encoding response regulator transcription factor — protein sequence MKKVLIVDDEQSILTLLKYSLEKEGYEVIQAEDGQTGLELAMNNQLDFIILDLMLPKMDGMDVCKNLRQNKVNTPILMLTAKDDELEKIIGLELGADDYMTKPFSPREVLARMKAILRRATYSVSSVDAENGVEEKHKITLTKDSVGNFKDEDVEIIKAGDIEIHVNDYVVYVRGESIEMTPKEFELLTYMARRVNRTLSREQLLQKLWRFDYAGETRIVDVHVSHLREKIELDTKNPEYIITVRGFGYKFEVPN from the coding sequence ATGAAAAAAGTATTAATAGTGGATGATGAACAATCAATATTAACATTATTAAAATATAGTCTAGAAAAAGAAGGCTACGAAGTTATTCAGGCAGAAGACGGACAGACAGGTTTAGAATTGGCCATGAATAATCAGCTAGACTTCATCATTCTTGATTTGATGTTGCCAAAAATGGACGGGATGGACGTTTGTAAAAACTTACGCCAGAACAAGGTGAATACACCTATTTTGATGCTAACAGCAAAAGATGATGAATTAGAAAAAATTATTGGCTTAGAACTGGGGGCTGATGATTACATGACCAAACCATTTAGTCCGCGTGAAGTATTGGCCCGTATGAAGGCTATCTTACGTCGTGCGACATATTCTGTGTCTTCAGTGGATGCGGAGAATGGCGTGGAAGAAAAACACAAAATCACCCTAACGAAAGATTCAGTAGGGAATTTTAAAGATGAAGATGTTGAAATCATTAAAGCTGGCGATATCGAAATTCATGTGAATGATTATGTGGTATACGTGCGTGGAGAGTCAATCGAAATGACGCCTAAAGAGTTCGAATTATTAACTTATATGGCCCGTCGTGTGAACCGGACATTGTCTCGAGAGCAGCTATTACAAAAATTATGGCGCTTTGATTATGCAGGTGAAACCCGTATTGTGGATGTGCATGTGAGTCATTTACGTGAAAAAATCGAATTAGACACCAAAAATCCTGAATATATCATTACTGTTCGTGGCTTTGGGTATAAATTCGAGGTGCCAAACTGA